In the Lysinibacillus sp. PLM2 genome, one interval contains:
- a CDS encoding response regulator, giving the protein MTNISVFIVEDDPMVLEVNKNFLDKMTGFTLIGEAQTCEDAYKQITKKKPNLVLLDMYLPDKPGIDLLQRLRNDRIPCDIIMITAARDTKTVQDVIRMGAFDYLIKPFRFERFQKALQNFYTTVKKISTSSNVKQEDLDDWFGHTQESILSLPKGLNDITMKQIVDGLIETNGPITSEQLAQNVGMARVTVRKYLDFLANKGKVHIDLKYGTVGRPTKYYSFK; this is encoded by the coding sequence ATGACAAATATTTCAGTATTTATCGTAGAAGATGATCCAATGGTATTAGAGGTAAACAAAAATTTTTTAGATAAAATGACTGGTTTTACATTAATCGGGGAGGCGCAAACTTGTGAGGATGCATATAAACAAATTACGAAGAAAAAACCAAATCTCGTTCTTTTAGATATGTATTTACCCGACAAACCAGGAATAGATTTGTTACAAAGATTAAGAAATGATCGTATCCCTTGTGATATCATCATGATTACAGCAGCACGTGATACAAAAACTGTTCAAGATGTAATACGTATGGGGGCATTTGATTATTTAATCAAACCTTTTCGTTTTGAAAGATTTCAAAAGGCATTACAAAATTTCTATACGACAGTAAAAAAAATAAGTACATCCTCAAATGTAAAGCAAGAGGATTTAGATGATTGGTTTGGGCATACTCAAGAATCCATTCTTTCATTACCAAAAGGATTAAATGATATAACGATGAAACAAATTGTTGATGGATTGATTGAAACGAACGGACCCATTACTTCTGAACAGCTAGCACAAAATGTCGGAATGGCTCGAGTAACTGTTCGAAAATATTTAGACTTTTTAGCGAATAAAGGAAAAGTTCATATTGATTTAAAATATGGTACAGTTGGACGTCCAACAAAATATTACTCATTTAAATAA
- a CDS encoding C4-dicarboxylate ABC transporter, whose product MKRVFGISTFCIIMIIPFIILASSQSKDYPYDYEQLSQEERLVIHFSHVVGEDTPKGMAARKFADLLKERSKGYIEVQVFSNGTLYKDGEEMNALSRGDIQLIAPAISKLTDYVPEISVFDLPYAFHSLEEVHEYAESAAGRRLKEKLKEHNLYAIGLWDSGFKQLSNRLHPIDELNDLTNLRMRIMPSDILAQQFSIIGAHPREYDFNAVYHELQIGSVDGQENTLTNITSKNLYSLQDYLTISNHGYLGYFVLFNLDFWNSLDADVQQLITETFIEVQHWEWDLTEQLNNQTLKDIENCDCIEIHYLSDEDVEEWEEQFQPVYDYYESKYSEEFIKALPKFQSDS is encoded by the coding sequence ATGAAGCGAGTATTTGGGATTTCCACATTTTGTATAATTATGATAATTCCCTTTATCATTCTTGCTTCATCGCAATCAAAGGATTATCCATACGATTATGAGCAGTTAAGCCAAGAAGAACGTCTCGTCATTCACTTCTCACACGTAGTTGGTGAAGATACACCAAAAGGAATGGCTGCAAGAAAATTTGCCGACCTTTTAAAAGAGCGAAGTAAAGGTTATATCGAAGTTCAGGTGTTTTCAAACGGAACTCTATATAAAGATGGCGAGGAAATGAATGCGCTTTCTCGTGGGGATATTCAATTAATTGCACCCGCAATATCAAAATTAACAGATTATGTTCCTGAAATATCCGTTTTTGACCTCCCCTATGCCTTTCATTCTTTAGAAGAAGTACATGAATATGCAGAAAGCGCAGCGGGTAGAAGATTAAAGGAAAAGCTAAAGGAGCACAATCTATACGCGATTGGTTTATGGGATAGCGGTTTTAAACAGTTAAGTAATCGCCTCCATCCTATCGATGAATTAAATGACTTAACAAATCTTAGGATGCGAATTATGCCAAGTGATATTTTAGCACAGCAATTTTCTATAATCGGTGCCCATCCAAGAGAATATGATTTTAACGCTGTTTACCATGAACTTCAGATTGGTTCAGTTGACGGGCAAGAAAACACATTAACGAACATCACTAGTAAAAACTTATATTCTTTACAAGATTATTTAACTATTAGTAATCATGGATATTTAGGTTATTTTGTTCTATTTAACTTAGATTTTTGGAATAGTTTAGACGCAGATGTTCAACAACTAATAACTGAAACGTTCATAGAAGTTCAACATTGGGAATGGGATCTAACGGAGCAACTTAACAATCAGACATTAAAAGATATTGAAAATTGCGATTGTATTGAAATTCACTACTTAAGTGATGAGGATGTTGAGGAATGGGAAGAACAATTTCAGCCTGTATATGACTACTATGAAAGCAAATACAGTGAAGAATTTATAAAAGCACTCCCTAAATTCCAATCAGATTCATAA
- a CDS encoding C4-dicarboxylate ABC transporter, with translation MKKWLLLTIISAFALVLAACGGGGGNEATSSEEYTAENPLIIKFSHVTAIDSVKGKAADYFAQLVDEKTEGKVKVEVYPSSQLYGDADELDALMSGNVHMIAPSVTKMVKLDPRWQYVDMPFLFEDEEHVQAFFDSEVAQSLFNADALAANDIMGKAFWPNGFKNFSSNKNQLVKPEDFAGQKFRAQAGKVLEAQFQALNAGSATISFGETYAALQQGTVDGTENPHNNFDTMKFYEVQKYYTVSEHGRLDYAIFVNKSFWESIPEDLRTLVDEALNEATTYAQELAAEENAKSLEKIKSLGTVEVYEMSQEERDVLKEAMQPVYDEFSEVITQELIDGINALK, from the coding sequence ATGAAAAAATGGTTATTACTTACGATTATTAGTGCATTTGCGCTAGTATTGGCAGCCTGTGGAGGAGGCGGTGGTAACGAAGCTACTTCTAGCGAAGAGTACACTGCTGAAAATCCATTAATTATTAAATTTTCACACGTTACTGCAATCGATAGTGTAAAAGGTAAAGCAGCTGATTATTTCGCGCAATTAGTTGATGAAAAAACTGAAGGAAAAGTAAAAGTAGAAGTATATCCTTCTTCACAATTATACGGAGACGCTGACGAACTTGACGCTTTAATGTCAGGGAACGTACATATGATCGCTCCATCTGTAACAAAAATGGTTAAACTTGACCCACGTTGGCAATATGTAGACATGCCTTTCCTATTTGAAGATGAAGAGCATGTTCAAGCATTCTTCGACTCTGAAGTAGCACAAAGTTTATTTAATGCAGACGCTTTAGCTGCAAACGATATTATGGGTAAAGCTTTCTGGCCAAACGGCTTTAAAAACTTCTCTTCTAATAAGAACCAATTAGTAAAACCTGAAGATTTCGCTGGTCAAAAATTCCGTGCACAAGCTGGTAAAGTACTAGAGGCACAATTCCAAGCTTTAAACGCTGGTTCAGCAACAATTTCATTTGGTGAAACTTATGCAGCTCTACAACAAGGTACAGTTGATGGTACAGAAAATCCACATAACAACTTCGATACAATGAAATTCTACGAAGTTCAAAAATACTATACTGTATCAGAACATGGCCGTCTTGACTATGCAATCTTTGTTAACAAATCTTTCTGGGAATCAATTCCTGAAGATTTAAGAACTTTAGTTGATGAAGCTCTTAATGAGGCTACTACTTATGCTCAAGAGTTAGCTGCAGAAGAAAATGCTAAATCATTAGAGAAAATCAAATCATTAGGTACAGTTGAAGTTTATGAAATGTCTCAAGAAGAACGTGATGTATTAAAAGAAGCAATGCAACCTGTTTATGATGAATTCTCTGAAGTTATTACTCAAGAATTAATCGATGGTATTAATGCACTGAAATAA
- a CDS encoding TRAP transporter permease, giving the protein MKLLMKAWTFLEEILAGVFFSFGVLLIFYGVVMRYVMNDPQAWIEEIARYSIIWGVFLGFGLALKHNQHIQVDILYDKLNNTWKFILNIVATGLSILFCLIYTYYGLVLVESRYSSGMVSLDVGIPMWIVYLILPLSGVLFLLRFIERLVNILRRKDEEYANPLN; this is encoded by the coding sequence ATGAAACTATTAATGAAAGCATGGACATTCCTAGAAGAAATATTAGCCGGTGTGTTCTTTTCATTTGGTGTATTGTTAATTTTTTATGGCGTAGTGATGCGTTATGTTATGAATGATCCTCAAGCATGGATAGAAGAAATTGCTCGTTATTCAATCATTTGGGGCGTATTTCTAGGCTTTGGTCTAGCACTGAAACATAATCAACATATTCAAGTAGATATTTTATACGATAAATTGAATAACACTTGGAAGTTTATTTTAAATATAGTTGCTACTGGTTTAAGTATTCTATTCTGTCTAATTTATACATACTACGGACTGGTACTAGTAGAAAGTAGATATTCTTCTGGAATGGTTTCACTGGATGTTGGTATTCCTATGTGGATTGTTTATCTAATCTTACCTCTTTCAGGTGTGCTATTCTTACTTCGCTTTATCGAAAGATTAGTGAACATTCTGCGTAGAAAGGATGAAGAATATGCTAACCCTCTTAATTAG